A window of Otariodibacter oris genomic DNA:
TGCTGGAACCTCACGAGCTTTACCATATCCAAAACCAACACGACCATTACCATCGCCTACCACTGTTAAAGCGGTAAAGCTCATAATACGACCACCTTTTACGGTTTTAGAAACACGGTTAACCGCGATTAGCTTTTCCTGCAGTTCACCAGCTTGTTTTTCGATGTTTGACATCTCAAATTCCTCTATTAGAACTGAAGACCAGCTTCACGAGCAGCATCTGCCAATGATTGAACTCGACCATGGTATTTAAAACCAGAACGATCAAATGCAACCGCTTCAATACCTTTAGCTAAAGCACGCTCAGCAACTAATTTACCAACTACTGCTGCTGCATCTTTATTACCAGTATATTTAACTTGCTCTTTAATTACTTTTTCAACAGTTGAAGCTGCTACTAGTACTTCTGAGCCATTAGGTGCAATAACCTGCGCATAAATATGACGAGGTGTGCGATGCACAACCAAACGGGTTGCACCTTGCTCTCTCATTAAATGACGTGCACGGCTTGCACGACGGATACGAGCTACTTTCTTATCCATAGTGTTACCTTACTTTACTTTTTCTTCGCTTCTTTT
This region includes:
- the rplR gene encoding 50S ribosomal protein L18, which encodes MDKKVARIRRASRARHLMREQGATRLVVHRTPRHIYAQVIAPNGSEVLVAASTVEKVIKEQVKYTGNKDAAAVVGKLVAERALAKGIEAVAFDRSGFKYHGRVQSLADAAREAGLQF